ATACCTCGCAATTGATTCCATGGGGTGAATTTACTTACGGCTACGGCGCAGGGATCGGACTTTCAAACGAAATAAACACCGACGACGAGGATGAATGGATCGGACAGACGGAATTTTCCCATAATCTCAATCGTGCCTGGCAATATGACTGGTTCGGGCCAGTCGGCATGTCGATCACGTTTGGCCAGGACTTGAGTTACGAAAGTTCATCGATAGATGAAGATCTGGGGACATTGGTCAATCGTATCTCATATAGCCTGAACTCAACCGGTGAAGAGAGTTCGACAAATCTCAATATCGTGTTTTATGACTCCCGTAATTCCGGGCGCAATGATTTTGCCACCCAGAACATAAGCATTAACGCCATCCATAATCAGCGGCTTTCTCGCTATTCCGACTACGGAATCACATACAACGTCAATTTCACGAGACAGAGAGGGGATAACTCATCCGTGGTTGAGGACGACTTTTTTGCTGTAGATTCGAAACTTGAAATTGAAGATACCGAGTTCAGCAGTCTTGAGATCTTTTACCACAACAATCGCATGTTCAAGGTGCGAAATCTACGATTCGGCAGTCGCCTCAGGGCATCAAGCAGATCACTCTTCCTGGATGATCTAGATTCGGAATCCGGTAATGAATATTTCTGGGAAAACCGACTCGATTACAACATCGGGAAACTGGATATCGACCTACGCACAACTTGGGTTGAGCGACCAGCAGCGGATGATGCAGGCACCAAAACAATCACCTTAAACGTGCGACGGTATTTTTAAATAATGGTCATGACGCCACAATTTGCAACGCGGAGGTTCTATTAATGCGAAAAAGATATCAAATGGTATTGCCATCAATATCAATACTGTTGATTTTCGCATTTACCGTCAATGACGCAGGTGCGGAGTATGGGGATGTGGTGATCAATAACTATTCCGATGAAGCCGGTATGCGGCCAGTGGTGTTTCCCCATTGGTTTCATCGTATACGTTTCCGTTGCAAGGTATGTCATGCCGATCTTGGCTTCAAATTCCAAGCCGGTGGAAATGACATCACAATGCTCAAGATCATCGACGGCGAATATTGTGGTGCCTGCCATAACGGCGACATAGCCTGGTCAGTAGAAAACTGTAACGTCTGCCATTCCGCAACACCCGGCACCAAGACACAGGTACACGAAAGCACGCTGCAAAAATTGATTGCACCGGCTGCCGCCAAGTAACGGAGTTCAAGCAATGAAGAGCCGCCAAACGATATTTCTTCTTTACTTGGTTGTTTTTTTTGTTTCACCGGCATTTGGGGCGAATATTTCACCTGTCGGCAAAGCCAGGGTTGATGAAGTGGCTAAAGACCAAAAGGCAGTTGAGAGTCCTGGATCCGTCCCCGAAAAAAAGAAGGATAGAGATACGTCATCCAACGGTGAAAAGCATGGGACTGGTAAAAAAGAAGCCTCGCAGCAAAGCACTAACGCCAGTGATGGCAAAAAGGTGAGTGACAAAAAACAGGACCCACCGAGAAAGCAAAATGATAAGCAGATCAAACCAGGCAAGAAGCTAGCCTATAACCGCAGTCCCAACAGCTTCAATCGACTGCTGAAA
This sequence is a window from Candidatus Thiodiazotropha sp. LNASS1. Protein-coding genes within it:
- a CDS encoding c(7)-type cytochrome triheme domain-containing protein; the encoded protein is MRKRYQMVLPSISILLIFAFTVNDAGAEYGDVVINNYSDEAGMRPVVFPHWFHRIRFRCKVCHADLGFKFQAGGNDITMLKIIDGEYCGACHNGDIAWSVENCNVCHSATPGTKTQVHESTLQKLIAPAAAK